In Triticum aestivum cultivar Chinese Spring chromosome 5B, IWGSC CS RefSeq v2.1, whole genome shotgun sequence, the following proteins share a genomic window:
- the LOC123117273 gene encoding putative protein TPRXL, which produces MAGLARFILLLLLVLAVPVAQPTPYSDNLQDACNKTLFPKLCIQALTGNPETRTADARRLAELSVNFAKQAGTKLAATAHDELNGVKADDALFKCLDSCSDDIEEAVAHLSGLSREVTDTKFLEVKSWLSATLGGSSTCEDSCKDAPASDAKLFVVAKSIEFEKLLRVTLDLITEASGSMSASGDVAVPPTAYHGSASGSYGAASAPDFYSASASESSESASPSESSGSASAPDSYSASAPESSGTASAPSSEAPSADASAPSTSNAPTSEAPSAAAPGPSYGSSSAPSSQAPSTDASAPSSSSDASAPSNAPTSDAPSAGAPGPSYGSSSAPSSQAPSTDAPTPSSAPTSDAPSSGSPGPSYGSASGPATDAPSPSPSGADAPSSGSASAPSSGSAGAPSSGSASAPSYGSAGAPSPSNAGAPDADSPA; this is translated from the coding sequence ATGGCCGGTCTGGCTCGCttcatcctcctcctgctcctcgtcctcgccgtccccgtcgctcAGCCTACCCCCTACAGTGACAACCTCCAGGACGCGTGCAACAAGACGTTGTTCCCCAAACTGTGCATCCAGGCGCTGACGGGCAACCCGGAGACCCGGACAGCGGACGCGCGCCGGCTGGCCGAGTTGTCCGTGAACTTCGCCAAGCAGGCGGGCACCAAGCTGGCAGCGACCGCTCACGACGAGCTCAACGGTGTCAAGGCGGACGACGCCCTGTTCAAGTGCCTCGACAGCTGCTCCGACGACATCGAAGAGGCGGTGGCGCACCTTAGCGGCCTCAGCCGCGAGGTCACCGACACCAAGTTCCTCGAGGTCAAGTCGTGGCTGTCCGCGACGCTGGGCGGCTCCTCCACCTGTGAGGACAGCTGCAAGGACGCGCCCGCCAGTGATGCCAAGTTGTTCGTCGTAGCCAAGAGCATCGAATTCGAGAAGCTGCTCCGCGTCACGCTCGACCTCATCACCGAGGCCTCCGGCTCCATGTCCGCGTCCGGCGACGTCGCGGTGCCGCCCACGGCGTATCATGGCAGCGCTTCAGGATCCTATGGTGCTGCCAGCGCGCCGGACTTCTATAGTGCCAGCGCATCCGAGTCGTCCGAGAGTGCCAGCCCATCCGAGTCGTCCGGGAGTGCCAGCGCGCCGGACTCCTACAGTGCCAGCGCACCGGAGTCGTCCGGGACTGCCAGCGCGCCCAGCTCCGAAGCACCATCCGCTGATGCGTCGGCCCCCTCGACCTCGAACGCACCAACCTCCGAGGCACCCTCAGCTGCCGCGCCAGGCCCCTCCTATGGCTCCAGCAGCGCACCCAGCTCCCAAGCACCATCCACTGATGCGTCCGCGCCATCCAGTTCCAGTGATGCGTCGGCGCCATCCAACGCTCCAACCTCCGACGCACCATCAGCTGGCGCGCCAGGCCCCTCCTACGGCTCCAGCAGCGCACCGAGCTCCCAAGCACCATCCACTGATGCGCCGACGCCCTCGAGCGCACCAACCTCCGACGCACCCTCAAGTGGCTCGCCAGGCCCCTCCTATGGCTCCGCCAGCGGGCCAGCTACCGATGCACCGTCGCCATCCCCATCGGGCGCCGACGCGCCATCTTCCGGGTCTGCCAGCGCGCCATCATCAGGGTCTGCCGGCGCGCCATCATCAGGGTCTGCCAGCGCACCATCGTACGGGTCTGCCGGCGCCCCGTCCCCGTCCAACGCCGGCGCTCCTGATGCCGATTCACCTGCATGA